One stretch of Chitinophaga pendula DNA includes these proteins:
- a CDS encoding T9SS type A sorting domain-containing protein has product MKTCLHSFTAKSHFLCLFMMGSLALPVVTKAHQPGQEPVKPPFRAADNSLSPEEIPSFLTIGQQAPREGQPVEIYPNPTTGFITIRSKQILTGSRAIINNENKEVVYYTMLETNTMTLPDMLPSGDYVIQVTTPGGKLYEGKVTLEK; this is encoded by the coding sequence ATGAAGACATGTTTGCACTCTTTCACTGCAAAATCCCACTTTTTATGCCTGTTTATGATGGGATCATTAGCACTTCCGGTTGTCACTAAGGCTCATCAACCAGGCCAGGAACCGGTTAAACCACCCTTTCGTGCCGCGGATAACTCCCTTAGCCCTGAAGAAATTCCTTCTTTTCTGACGATTGGGCAGCAAGCTCCCAGAGAAGGCCAGCCGGTAGAGATCTACCCAAATCCTACCACCGGTTTCATAACGATCCGCAGCAAGCAGATCCTGACAGGCAGCAGAGCTATCATTAACAATGAGAACAAGGAGGTGGTGTATTACACAATGCTGGAAACAAACACGATGACGTTGCCAGACATGCTTCCTTCGGGGGATTATGTGATTCAGGTAACTACACCAGGAGGTAAATTGTATGAGGGTAAAGTGACACTGGAAAAATAG
- the endOF3 gene encoding endo-beta-N-acetylglucosaminidase F3, whose product MKTLLQRCLFLILICLLFNQCKKYTRLTPEERMLNGGQLDAAARSFMTGNNTNKCIAYFITDGRNPGFKLRDIPDSVDMVVLFGVKYYHYLDTLKYPAGTGMMSTYSSYAAYFADIRALQRRGVLVLQNVDDDKSWQQGTPDNYSSPEVWAAALRELLLGRLELNGISLDVEHSGAKPSPVPRFPGYDSTGYYGWYSASMAANASYLACVKALTRYFGPRAGLGAQLHIASGLDVYAWNPIVDNFRDDFDYFQLQTYSGWNTTRAQLAMNYAVQTNRIPAYKMVFGAYAEGGRDLNNATALARWVPTQGPKGGMMIYTYNSNVAYAEAVKRAVKQ is encoded by the coding sequence ATGAAAACACTATTACAGAGGTGCCTGTTCCTCATTCTGATCTGTCTTTTATTCAATCAATGTAAAAAATATACTCGTTTAACCCCCGAAGAGCGGATGTTAAATGGTGGCCAATTGGATGCCGCCGCCCGTTCATTTATGACAGGGAACAATACTAATAAATGTATTGCCTATTTCATTACGGACGGTCGTAACCCGGGGTTCAAACTGCGGGATATACCCGATAGTGTGGATATGGTGGTATTGTTCGGCGTGAAGTACTATCATTACCTGGACACGCTGAAATATCCGGCGGGTACGGGGATGATGTCTACCTATTCTTCTTATGCCGCTTATTTTGCCGATATCCGGGCCTTACAGCGAAGAGGGGTGTTGGTCCTGCAGAATGTAGATGATGACAAAAGCTGGCAACAGGGTACGCCTGACAACTATTCTTCACCGGAAGTGTGGGCCGCCGCATTGCGGGAGCTATTGCTGGGGCGGCTGGAGCTGAATGGTATCAGCCTGGATGTGGAGCATAGCGGGGCAAAGCCCTCTCCGGTTCCACGATTCCCCGGATATGACTCTACTGGTTACTACGGATGGTATAGCGCCAGTATGGCGGCCAATGCCAGTTACCTCGCCTGCGTGAAAGCCCTGACCCGCTATTTTGGCCCTAGGGCCGGGCTGGGCGCCCAGCTACACATCGCCTCCGGCCTGGATGTATACGCCTGGAATCCTATCGTTGATAATTTCCGGGATGACTTCGACTATTTCCAACTGCAGACCTACAGTGGCTGGAATACAACCCGCGCACAGCTGGCCATGAACTATGCTGTACAAACTAACCGTATACCGGCCTACAAGATGGTATTTGGCGCCTATGCAGAAGGAGGCCGCGACCTCAATAATGCTACTGCGCTGGCGCGCTGGGTACCCACACAAGGCCCCAAGGGTGGGATGATGATCTATACTTACAATTCAAACGTCGCTTATGCGGAAGCGGTAAAACGCGCTGTAAAGCAATAA
- a CDS encoding helix-turn-helix domain-containing protein encodes MSNYCNHAGLPVRQEPFIDQELRYVNEHGAQVSCTAFNGGYIFSSYSRQEREVKYEESQDIPTLTLYFSLEGSSAMRSDKGTRPYILRDNQHSVHFTPSFNGYYIVNSPEVRNFGIGLHESFYVRLVASDLDCLRRFWDKALTGQSVDLAPYPLPVTQRQKLLIYDLQQCRYTGYMKYLYFESRIIELFLMQADQADKHLRQKLSPVRHYDLDKLHAAREFVKSHMLEPISLQQVARAAGINDFKLKRGFKELFGNTVFGYLVELKMDHARTLLRDTGATVAQVASELGYSEPQNFTKAFVRYHGYPPSHLKAG; translated from the coding sequence ATGAGTAACTACTGCAACCATGCGGGCTTACCTGTCCGGCAAGAGCCGTTCATTGACCAGGAACTGCGATATGTCAATGAACATGGCGCACAAGTGTCCTGTACAGCATTCAACGGCGGTTACATTTTTTCCAGCTACAGCCGGCAGGAAAGAGAGGTGAAATATGAAGAATCGCAGGATATACCGACCCTCACGCTATACTTCTCCCTGGAAGGCAGTTCGGCGATGCGATCCGATAAAGGCACCCGGCCATATATCCTGCGCGACAATCAGCATAGTGTCCACTTCACTCCTTCCTTCAATGGCTATTACATCGTCAACAGCCCGGAAGTCCGCAATTTTGGCATCGGTCTGCATGAATCGTTCTATGTCCGTTTGGTTGCCTCCGATCTGGACTGCCTGCGTCGCTTTTGGGACAAAGCCCTGACGGGACAATCTGTTGACTTGGCTCCTTATCCGTTGCCGGTTACACAACGGCAGAAGCTGCTCATATATGACCTGCAACAATGCCGTTATACCGGATATATGAAATACCTGTATTTTGAATCCCGTATCATCGAGCTTTTCCTCATGCAGGCAGATCAGGCTGATAAACACCTGCGGCAAAAGCTATCGCCGGTCCGTCATTATGATCTCGACAAATTACACGCTGCCCGGGAATTCGTCAAGTCCCATATGCTGGAGCCGATCTCCTTGCAGCAAGTGGCGAGGGCAGCGGGTATTAATGATTTTAAACTGAAAAGAGGCTTTAAAGAGCTGTTCGGAAATACCGTCTTTGGTTATCTTGTCGAGCTGAAAATGGATCACGCCAGGACCTTGCTGCGTGATACCGGTGCCACTGTAGCACAGGTAGCCAGCGAACTGGGGTACAGTGAACCCCAGAATTTTACCAAGGCCTTCGTACGCTACCATGGGTACCCTCCCAGTCACCTGAAAGCTGGCTGA
- a CDS encoding HEAT repeat domain-containing protein, whose translation MRLVRNVKLFFKEGNSDKTYEIDLCETGPDLYLVNFRYGKRNGPLKEGTKTVAPVSLATATTLFDALEKEKRNKGYLGEQESVSVQELSVEPADLSAVTHPAHRAILQRLQDAINNSNSYKTNRRVSRVIWKAGQYKLAAAVPYIIKLVDRGNAMQRYSALWALGRCGDAAAVPVLRAYFENSSYPYHLRMLAANALLLVLPEAEKAQHIQYFVQGLPEPLQAAIQSGNAMALLQLLRERVQLQVQPQYPVLEELYIVSSTSVPVKQALVTLLPELPLRPNYFQHLRHIFKQAELREDLQIIAILAGRFDREPPMFNISNRGYEDYTPSVYVAELAQALKAEKELKKSNSRIAFSNLTKGYLRRRTVRTLREYGEQENIMYVRLATALLLQYDEARDGRQAYHTQQYQYINGRYEVVQHQHPAHEHCVYLHYILQGNAPDIKLDKSGSRWYFSRSQPDAGKTTAPAAEQPKSLIGRLFSWVSSDKQKAGNTPPPPAATPASPVSNVPFLHLWQQLPMAFLQLLVSARMNDIHLFAMEQLKAHPEYTALKQKMDVPAIRGLLASEFHIPQHFGLELAQEHYNPAQPSLPLFLALVHSPLDIARETGMQYIRQHLPLCFGDADFVIQVVFSAWNNVRAFARAEMGGVLLSQEQAQVLCGKAISWILTLPGATPAGNDALNEGCGILEQHYANALRNISTTIIQDLLQSPIPAAHALAARLLLLKQGAFDYDTLPDELLENLLHNGYAPVRAAGLAILGGMRSDSLIARPELLLRACLSAYSDTRMETGTLVKKLAQADRRLGVWLANELVPRLMRKETSEGLHQDIGHILSNDLVDYLQDVDTATALRLVYSNYRPAQEFGVVVLDRYIPPAALTLRQVIAAGSHELRAVREWCWRFYEQQLARIRYEREAAITILDAKWDDTRGFAKDFFRTKFSDQDWTPETLVAIADSVRPDIQAFGRDLLLKFFRTEDGPSYLLQLSQHPSVSMQLFATGYLASYAQDNLVYMQQLEHYFRSVLSRVNKARVAKERIFSFLHQEALRSEEAAVYISEIITTVSATVSIGDKATCITIMRDIHTRYPDIPLPIKVVTY comes from the coding sequence ATGCGACTTGTCAGAAATGTGAAGCTCTTCTTCAAGGAGGGCAACTCCGATAAAACATATGAGATAGACCTTTGCGAAACCGGCCCTGATCTCTACCTTGTCAACTTCCGATACGGAAAACGTAATGGTCCTTTAAAAGAAGGTACTAAAACGGTAGCACCGGTGTCCCTGGCAACGGCGACAACGCTGTTTGACGCATTGGAAAAGGAAAAGCGTAACAAGGGATACCTGGGTGAGCAGGAATCGGTATCGGTACAGGAATTATCTGTAGAGCCGGCGGACCTGTCTGCCGTCACTCATCCTGCCCATCGGGCGATCCTGCAGCGTTTACAGGATGCTATCAACAACAGTAACAGCTATAAGACTAACCGCCGTGTTTCTAGGGTGATCTGGAAAGCAGGACAGTATAAGCTGGCTGCTGCGGTCCCGTATATCATCAAGCTGGTGGATCGTGGCAATGCGATGCAGCGTTATTCCGCCTTATGGGCGCTGGGCCGTTGCGGAGATGCGGCAGCGGTTCCGGTACTACGGGCTTACTTTGAGAACAGCTCTTATCCGTATCACCTGCGGATGCTGGCAGCCAATGCATTGCTGCTGGTATTACCGGAAGCAGAAAAAGCCCAGCATATCCAATACTTCGTGCAGGGGTTACCGGAGCCATTACAGGCTGCGATACAATCGGGTAATGCTATGGCCCTTTTGCAGTTGTTGCGCGAAAGGGTACAGCTGCAGGTACAACCTCAGTATCCAGTGCTGGAAGAGCTGTATATTGTCTCCTCCACTTCTGTCCCCGTAAAACAAGCCCTGGTCACATTGTTGCCGGAATTGCCATTACGGCCCAATTACTTCCAGCACCTGCGTCACATCTTCAAGCAGGCAGAATTGCGGGAAGACCTGCAGATAATAGCTATACTGGCCGGCAGGTTTGACCGGGAGCCACCGATGTTCAATATCAGCAACCGTGGCTATGAAGACTATACGCCATCGGTGTATGTTGCAGAACTGGCACAGGCGTTAAAGGCAGAAAAGGAATTAAAGAAATCCAACAGCCGGATCGCCTTCTCCAACCTTACCAAAGGTTATTTACGCCGGCGGACGGTACGTACGCTGAGAGAATATGGAGAACAGGAGAACATCATGTATGTAAGGCTGGCCACTGCGCTGTTATTACAATATGACGAGGCCCGGGATGGCAGGCAAGCCTATCATACACAACAATATCAATACATCAATGGCAGGTATGAGGTGGTGCAACATCAGCATCCAGCACATGAGCACTGTGTATACCTGCACTACATATTACAAGGGAATGCGCCTGATATTAAACTGGATAAGTCTGGTAGTCGCTGGTATTTTAGCCGCTCGCAACCGGATGCCGGTAAAACGACAGCGCCTGCAGCAGAACAGCCCAAAAGCCTAATCGGTCGTTTATTCAGCTGGGTAAGTTCCGACAAGCAAAAGGCTGGTAACACCCCTCCTCCCCCTGCTGCAACGCCTGCATCTCCGGTGAGTAATGTGCCTTTTTTACATCTGTGGCAGCAGCTACCGATGGCTTTTCTACAACTACTGGTATCTGCCCGGATGAATGATATTCATCTTTTCGCGATGGAGCAGCTGAAGGCACATCCGGAGTACACGGCATTAAAACAAAAGATGGATGTACCCGCGATACGCGGGTTGCTGGCCAGCGAATTTCATATCCCTCAACATTTTGGTTTAGAGCTGGCGCAGGAGCATTATAATCCCGCGCAGCCTTCTTTGCCCCTATTCCTGGCACTGGTGCATAGTCCGCTGGATATTGCCCGTGAGACCGGCATGCAATATATCCGGCAGCATCTGCCGTTATGTTTCGGAGATGCTGATTTTGTGATACAGGTGGTCTTCAGTGCATGGAATAATGTGCGTGCTTTTGCCCGTGCCGAAATGGGTGGGGTGTTGCTATCACAGGAGCAGGCACAGGTGCTGTGCGGTAAAGCCATTTCCTGGATATTGACACTGCCTGGTGCTACACCGGCCGGCAACGATGCCCTGAATGAAGGCTGTGGTATCCTGGAACAACATTATGCAAACGCCTTACGCAATATCAGCACAACGATCATCCAGGATCTGTTGCAAAGTCCTATCCCGGCTGCACATGCACTTGCTGCAAGGCTGCTGTTATTGAAGCAGGGCGCTTTTGATTACGACACTTTGCCGGATGAACTGCTGGAAAACCTGTTGCACAATGGGTATGCCCCTGTGCGGGCTGCCGGTCTTGCTATATTAGGCGGCATGCGTAGTGATAGCCTGATCGCTCGTCCGGAATTGCTGTTAAGGGCATGTTTATCTGCCTATAGCGACACCCGGATGGAGACCGGCACATTGGTAAAAAAGCTGGCGCAGGCGGACAGGCGTTTAGGGGTATGGCTGGCCAACGAGCTGGTGCCCCGATTAATGCGAAAAGAAACTTCCGAAGGTCTTCACCAGGATATAGGTCATATACTCAGCAATGACCTGGTGGACTATCTGCAGGATGTAGATACAGCTACGGCGTTACGGTTAGTGTATTCCAACTACCGCCCGGCACAGGAGTTTGGCGTGGTGGTGCTGGACCGGTATATTCCGCCTGCAGCGCTTACGTTGCGGCAGGTGATCGCTGCAGGCAGCCACGAGTTACGGGCAGTAAGGGAATGGTGCTGGCGTTTTTATGAGCAACAGTTGGCCCGTATACGCTATGAAAGGGAAGCTGCGATCACAATATTAGATGCCAAGTGGGATGACACCCGTGGTTTTGCCAAAGATTTCTTCCGGACAAAATTCAGCGACCAGGACTGGACACCCGAGACGCTGGTAGCGATTGCCGATAGTGTGCGTCCGGATATACAGGCTTTCGGCCGGGATTTGTTACTGAAGTTCTTCCGTACAGAGGACGGTCCATCCTACTTGTTGCAGCTAAGCCAGCATCCCAGTGTGAGTATGCAGCTGTTTGCCACAGGCTACCTGGCCAGTTATGCTCAGGACAACCTGGTTTACATGCAGCAGCTGGAGCACTACTTCCGCTCGGTATTATCGCGAGTAAACAAAGCACGGGTGGCCAAAGAACGGATCTTCAGCTTCCTTCATCAGGAGGCACTGCGGTCCGAGGAAGCGGCAGTCTATATCAGCGAGATCATTACAACGGTATCTGCTACAGTATCCATAGGCGATAAGGCTACCTGTATTACGATCATGCGGGATATACATACCCGCTATCCTGATATTCCTTTACCGATCAAGGTGGTTACTTATTGA
- a CDS encoding reverse transcriptase domain-containing protein: MAEGLTRQQLYDRIRSSSKEEYILNEMVRLGFWAHQTATPTLPESILNRERELRKELGDLLAEKQKYRDKERLLAEMRKQRMEAAKQKRAATKQRREEERQSRAAAWTLQKAHSVVYLGEDVSAGLNKAVSDTVQLAKYGLPLFHNGEALATAMGVSLGTLRFLAFNRNVGYISHYKRFKLPKKSGGHRTISAPMPQLKAAQHWILEHILYKVPHSPAAHGFVPERSIVTNAAPHVGQDIVINIDLKDFFPSIAYKRVKGLFCKLGYSEQVATILGLLCTEPEVDEVSLDNRTYYVAKTARHLPQGAPTSPAITNLICFKLDRRFEGLAARLGYTYTRYADDMTFSTKGAAAEKPGQLIWSVKQVVKEEGFTIHPDKLKVMRKGDQRAVTGIVVNEQLSLDRATLRKFRALLHQISQTGLANKSWGKGNIISSMEGYANYVAMVKPALGAQFKQTLANLLARDDIKQAARAMWTGTPVSPVPIPAPTPTASPAKEETPPPAGDKPWWDVL, encoded by the coding sequence ATGGCCGAAGGTTTGACGCGTCAACAACTTTACGACCGCATTCGTTCCTCTTCCAAAGAGGAATACATCCTGAACGAAATGGTCCGCCTTGGTTTCTGGGCGCATCAGACAGCCACTCCTACCCTTCCGGAATCGATATTAAACCGGGAGCGGGAATTGCGTAAAGAGCTGGGAGATCTCCTGGCGGAAAAACAGAAGTACCGCGATAAGGAACGTTTATTAGCAGAGATGCGTAAGCAACGTATGGAAGCTGCCAAACAAAAACGAGCGGCTACCAAACAACGCCGGGAAGAGGAGCGGCAGTCCAGGGCTGCAGCATGGACCTTACAGAAAGCGCACAGCGTAGTATATCTTGGGGAAGATGTTTCTGCGGGGTTGAATAAAGCGGTGTCGGATACGGTACAACTCGCCAAATATGGCTTACCACTGTTTCACAATGGCGAAGCATTAGCCACCGCCATGGGCGTCAGCCTCGGCACGTTACGTTTCCTAGCGTTCAACCGTAACGTAGGGTATATCTCTCATTATAAACGTTTCAAACTACCCAAAAAGTCCGGCGGGCACAGGACTATCTCTGCTCCGATGCCTCAGTTAAAAGCGGCACAACACTGGATACTCGAACATATACTCTACAAGGTACCCCACAGCCCTGCTGCACATGGTTTTGTACCGGAACGGTCTATTGTTACCAACGCAGCTCCTCACGTAGGGCAAGATATTGTGATCAATATCGACCTGAAGGATTTCTTCCCTTCTATCGCCTACAAACGTGTCAAAGGTTTATTCTGTAAGTTGGGTTATTCAGAGCAGGTAGCTACTATTTTAGGCTTACTCTGTACGGAACCTGAAGTGGATGAGGTATCGCTGGATAACCGGACCTATTATGTAGCCAAAACAGCCCGTCATTTGCCGCAGGGGGCACCTACCAGTCCTGCTATCACTAACCTGATATGTTTTAAACTGGACCGCCGGTTTGAAGGATTAGCAGCCAGGCTGGGTTATACCTATACCCGATATGCCGATGACATGACCTTTTCTACCAAAGGAGCGGCGGCTGAAAAGCCAGGGCAGCTGATATGGTCTGTCAAACAAGTGGTTAAGGAAGAAGGCTTTACCATACACCCGGATAAATTGAAGGTGATGCGTAAAGGCGACCAGCGTGCAGTAACAGGGATCGTAGTGAACGAGCAGCTGAGCCTTGATCGTGCCACACTTCGTAAATTCCGGGCATTGCTGCACCAGATATCCCAAACCGGCCTGGCTAATAAAAGCTGGGGTAAAGGCAACATCATTAGCAGCATGGAAGGTTACGCCAATTATGTCGCTATGGTGAAACCAGCCTTAGGGGCACAGTTTAAACAAACACTTGCCAACCTGCTGGCCAGGGATGATATCAAACAAGCGGCCAGGGCTATGTGGACAGGTACACCTGTTTCTCCGGTTCCTATACCTGCACCTACTCCTACAGCATCTCCTGCTAAGGAGGAAACGCCACCTCCTGCCGGTGATAAGCCCTGGTGGGATGTATTGTAA
- a CDS encoding glycoside hydrolase family 18 has protein sequence MALLALSSSCKKEQPATIGQTKAVTQVSTEKDYLSQLKTYKASKHELMAGYFRTWRDKATSTGNATTMKDLPDSLDIADVFPDYTPPGNPFWDSLRLSYIPYLHARGTKVVTAGTGLGGFDSKYSNNAAGYAAYAKDLADTISYYNMDGVDFDIEHVPTGAELTKLTGIFTAVSKYFGPKSGTGKLLIYDTNQGANSDFFRTIAPLIDYVFLQAYGRSTSNLTTNLNAYTQYIRADQFLPGFSFYEERGANWGDVTYPDNGTSRAYQYAKWKAGVKGGLFAYAIDRDIPRKTDDIITPDYAVTKKLIGTMNPPKP, from the coding sequence ATGGCTTTGCTCGCCCTCAGCAGCAGCTGTAAAAAAGAACAACCCGCCACTATCGGGCAAACGAAAGCTGTTACACAGGTCAGCACGGAAAAAGACTATCTTTCTCAGCTAAAAACTTACAAGGCATCCAAACATGAACTCATGGCGGGGTATTTCAGGACCTGGCGGGATAAGGCTACGAGCACCGGTAATGCTACCACGATGAAAGACCTGCCGGATAGCCTGGATATTGCCGACGTATTCCCTGATTATACCCCTCCGGGTAATCCTTTTTGGGATAGTCTGCGGCTGTCATACATTCCCTATTTGCATGCCAGGGGGACGAAAGTAGTGACCGCCGGCACCGGGCTGGGCGGCTTTGACAGCAAGTATTCCAACAACGCTGCCGGGTACGCCGCTTACGCTAAAGACCTGGCCGATACCATCAGCTATTACAACATGGACGGTGTCGACTTCGATATCGAACATGTACCTACCGGCGCCGAACTAACAAAGTTAACCGGTATCTTCACTGCTGTATCCAAATACTTCGGCCCTAAGTCAGGCACTGGTAAATTATTGATCTATGATACTAACCAGGGGGCGAACAGCGATTTCTTCCGCACTATTGCACCACTGATAGATTATGTATTTCTCCAGGCTTATGGCCGCAGCACATCCAACCTTACTACTAACCTGAACGCTTACACACAATATATCCGCGCCGATCAATTTCTGCCTGGCTTTTCTTTTTATGAAGAGAGAGGGGCTAACTGGGGAGACGTGACTTACCCCGACAACGGTACCAGCCGTGCGTATCAGTATGCTAAGTGGAAAGCAGGAGTGAAGGGAGGATTGTTCGCTTACGCGATCGATCGGGATATACCCAGGAAAACAGATGATATCATTACGCCGGATTATGCGGTAACCAAAAAACTCATCGGTACCATGAACCCGCCAAAGCCGTGA
- a CDS encoding DinB family protein → MSLIQILRKELDQEAPVTRKMLSLVPLEKFDWKPHEKSMTVKRLATHIAELPDWINMAINTDEIDFKDKPYELPDVKNTEELLAFFDSSLQHAREALDVAKDESLSEDWTMRVGDRIVSTRSRAEVIRMSLNQVVHHRAQLGVFFRLLDIPLPGTYGPSADEPAF, encoded by the coding sequence ATGTCTTTGATTCAAATCCTCCGTAAAGAACTGGACCAGGAAGCGCCGGTGACAAGAAAAATGCTCTCGCTGGTACCTTTGGAAAAGTTCGACTGGAAACCCCACGAAAAAAGCATGACTGTAAAAAGACTGGCGACCCATATCGCAGAGCTACCTGATTGGATCAACATGGCTATCAATACAGATGAGATCGATTTTAAGGATAAACCCTACGAACTTCCCGATGTTAAAAACACGGAAGAATTGCTGGCCTTCTTTGACAGCTCTCTGCAACATGCTAGAGAGGCACTGGATGTCGCGAAGGACGAAAGCCTCTCCGAAGACTGGACCATGCGTGTAGGCGATCGCATTGTCTCCACCCGTAGCAGGGCAGAAGTGATCCGCATGTCGCTCAACCAGGTCGTACATCACCGTGCGCAGTTAGGAGTGTTCTTCCGCCTCCTCGATATTCCACTGCCAGGCACCTACGGCCCCAGCGCCGATGAACCGGCCTTTTAA
- a CDS encoding pentapeptide repeat-containing protein, producing the protein MKEQDDIILHFEKEFNLIDYANKHIVNRHFDHCKFMHSNIGGCVFENCRFDNCVFESCDLSLIKLKNTGVHKVSILHSKAIGIWWHEAKGPININFEDSKISHSCFAGKNLKQNRFINCVAEEVDFSGCNLTKAVFTGTDLQQARFEQTDLTQADLSGAMNYFIDPLRNKIKKAKFSLPAALSFLQALDIRLVD; encoded by the coding sequence ATGAAAGAACAAGACGATATCATACTTCATTTTGAGAAGGAATTTAACCTGATCGATTACGCGAACAAACATATTGTGAACAGGCATTTTGATCATTGCAAGTTCATGCATTCCAATATCGGTGGTTGTGTATTTGAGAACTGCCGTTTTGATAATTGTGTGTTTGAGTCCTGTGATCTTTCTCTGATCAAACTGAAAAATACGGGGGTACATAAGGTCTCGATACTGCACAGCAAGGCCATCGGTATATGGTGGCATGAAGCGAAGGGCCCTATTAATATTAATTTTGAGGATTCAAAGATCAGTCATTCCTGTTTTGCCGGGAAAAATCTGAAGCAGAACCGTTTTATAAACTGTGTAGCGGAGGAAGTGGATTTCAGTGGTTGCAATCTGACCAAAGCAGTATTCACCGGTACTGATCTGCAACAGGCGCGTTTTGAACAAACCGACCTTACGCAGGCTGATCTTTCCGGCGCGATGAATTATTTTATTGATCCATTGCGGAATAAGATCAAAAAGGCGAAGTTCAGTTTGCCGGCCGCCTTGTCTTTTTTACAGGCGTTGGACATCCGGCTTGTTGACTAA
- a CDS encoding DUF3592 domain-containing protein, which yields MNNIEYQLKYLLCLIAGIVLLVAGTGSAIATMRFIHKAQRAPGMVVRQNAGPSHVEIQFTTAAGQVVNYPQNGLIYLNHGQEVTVLYDPARPRSTASISNNIALWDCTMGLFLLGGVFTATGLRSFRRRY from the coding sequence ATGAACAACATCGAATACCAACTCAAATACCTGCTTTGCCTGATCGCTGGCATTGTATTACTGGTTGCCGGTACTGGTAGTGCCATTGCGACGATGCGGTTTATCCATAAGGCACAGCGGGCACCCGGGATGGTGGTGCGGCAGAATGCCGGTCCTTCGCATGTAGAGATCCAATTCACAACGGCCGCAGGCCAGGTCGTAAATTATCCTCAGAACGGGCTCATCTACCTCAATCACGGACAGGAAGTAACCGTACTGTATGATCCTGCACGCCCCAGAAGTACCGCTTCTATCAGCAACAACATCGCTTTATGGGACTGTACCATGGGACTGTTCCTGCTGGGCGGGGTCTTCACGGCAACCGGTCTCCGGTCTTTCCGCCGTCGTTACTAA
- a CDS encoding DinB family protein has translation MASVQLPEVWLRGPIAGIPALLQPVAHALLQSREELEALLSGFPDALLWERPGGTAAVAFHLQHLSGVLDRLFTYAAGQPLSDEQLTYLGKEGQRDDAVTVSLLLARFQQQVDRSLGQLQRTNETTLTQERLVGRKGLPSTTLGLLFHAAEHTMRHTGQLLVTVNVLGAGIAG, from the coding sequence ATGGCATCAGTACAATTGCCTGAGGTATGGTTACGCGGGCCGATAGCGGGCATACCCGCCCTACTTCAGCCGGTGGCGCATGCACTGTTACAGTCGCGGGAAGAGTTGGAAGCCCTGCTATCCGGCTTTCCGGATGCGCTGCTATGGGAGCGGCCAGGAGGTACTGCGGCGGTGGCTTTTCACCTGCAACACCTGAGCGGCGTATTGGACCGCCTGTTCACCTATGCTGCCGGGCAGCCGCTTTCGGATGAGCAGTTAACCTATCTGGGCAAAGAAGGACAGCGGGATGACGCTGTCACTGTATCCCTGCTGTTAGCTCGTTTCCAGCAGCAGGTAGACCGCTCGCTGGGGCAGCTACAACGTACAAACGAGACGACATTGACACAAGAGCGGTTGGTTGGCAGGAAAGGATTGCCTTCGACCACATTGGGGCTATTATTTCACGCGGCAGAGCATACGATGCGTCATACCGGGCAGTTGCTGGTGACGGTCAACGTATTGGGGGCGGGTATTGCCGGATAA